The following proteins are co-located in the Anas platyrhynchos isolate ZD024472 breed Pekin duck chromosome 1, IASCAAS_PekinDuck_T2T, whole genome shotgun sequence genome:
- the ANKRD16 gene encoding ankyrin repeat domain-containing protein 16 isoform X3 codes for MTEEPRLFKLAQRGQLELLKDALRGGDAAGQCCGRSGDTLLHLAARHGHLHLLAWLLEELELDMEVANGDYKRPLHEAASAGHGECVSYLLAKGACVDALKRGDWTPLMMACTRQNLEVIKDLVEHGANPLLKNKDGWNCFHIASREGHGQVLSYLLAASPSSWDTESTTRRTPLHTAAMHGCRDAVELLLERCRYEPDSRDNCGVTPFMDALQHGHVDIARLLLEKHGANSRGGECLSFAQAPLVLGPEQQRADQEHNFQEKGTWKHVFQSHKVVDVSPVHQHRAAETS; via the exons ATGACAGAAGAGCCTCGTCTCTTCAAGCTGGCCCAGCGAGGACAACTGGAGCTGCTGAAGGACGCCCTGCGAGGTGGGGACGCCGCCGGGCAGTGCTGCGGCCGCTCGGGGGACACGCTGCTGCACCTCGCCGCCCGCCACggccacctccacctcctggcctggctgctggaggagctggagctggacaTGGAGGTGGCCAACGGTGACTACAAGAGGCCCCTCCATGAAGCCGCCTCCGCTGGCCACGGGGAGTGCGTCTCCTACCTCCTGGCCAAGGGGGCTTGCGTGGATGCCTTGAAAAGGGGAGACTG GACTCCCTTAATGATGGCCTGCACCAGGCAGAACCTGGAGGTGATCAAAGACCTCGTGGAGCACGGAGCCAACCCGCTGTTGAAGAACAAGGACGGCTGGAACTGCTTCCACATCGCCAGCCGGGAGGGCCACGGGCAGGTCTTGAGCTACCTGCTGGCCGCCTCCCCGAGCAGCTGGGACACGGAGAGCACGACCAGGAGAACTCCTCTGCACACAGCAG CGATGCACGGCTGTCGGGACGcagtggagctgctcctggagcg gtGCAGGTACGAGCCGGACAGCAGGGACAATTGTGGAGTCACTCCCTTCATGGACGCTCTCCAGCACGGGCACGTCGACATtgcccggctgctcctggaaaAACACGGG GCAAATTCCCGTGGAGGTGAATGCCTCTCCTTTGCACAAGCTCCATTGGTTCTTGGACCAGAACAGCAAAGAGCAGACCAGGAGCACAATTTCCAAGAGAAGGGAACGTGGAAACACGTTTTCCAAAGTCATAAAGTGGTAGACGTGAGCCCCGTGCATcaacacagagcagcagagacatCTTGA
- the ANKRD16 gene encoding ankyrin repeat domain-containing protein 16 isoform X2: MTEEPRLFKLAQRGQLELLKDALRGGDAAGQCCGRSGDTLLHLAARHGHLHLLAWLLEELELDMEVANGDYKRPLHEAASAGHGECVSYLLAKGACVDALKRGDWTPLMMACTRQNLEVIKDLVEHGANPLLKNKDGWNCFHIASREGHGQVLSYLLAASPSSWDTESTTRRTPLHTAGAGTSRTAGTIVESLPSWTLSSTGTSTLPGCSWKNTGLVPQPWMLWELRLCTGRPSRRRTEPFGSWWLSWASGSTREQQPCSSRPCTTQPRKDTRTPSGRCCPSVPTSRRRTGRVAPPYTRRVAGSTRPPRGSCSAPGCGTARMARAPWHGSWRGSPKSSRFSKKKMSAREEKKKKEEKRRKTL, translated from the exons ATGACAGAAGAGCCTCGTCTCTTCAAGCTGGCCCAGCGAGGACAACTGGAGCTGCTGAAGGACGCCCTGCGAGGTGGGGACGCCGCCGGGCAGTGCTGCGGCCGCTCGGGGGACACGCTGCTGCACCTCGCCGCCCGCCACggccacctccacctcctggcctggctgctggaggagctggagctggacaTGGAGGTGGCCAACGGTGACTACAAGAGGCCCCTCCATGAAGCCGCCTCCGCTGGCCACGGGGAGTGCGTCTCCTACCTCCTGGCCAAGGGGGCTTGCGTGGATGCCTTGAAAAGGGGAGACTG GACTCCCTTAATGATGGCCTGCACCAGGCAGAACCTGGAGGTGATCAAAGACCTCGTGGAGCACGGAGCCAACCCGCTGTTGAAGAACAAGGACGGCTGGAACTGCTTCCACATCGCCAGCCGGGAGGGCCACGGGCAGGTCTTGAGCTACCTGCTGGCCGCCTCCCCGAGCAGCTGGGACACGGAGAGCACGACCAGGAGAACTCCTCTGCACACAGCAG gtGCAGGTACGAGCCGGACAGCAGGGACAATTGTGGAGTCACTCCCTTCATGGACGCTCTCCAGCACGGGCACGTCGACATtgcccggctgctcctggaaaAACACGGG GCTTGTCCCACAGCCGTGGATGCTCTGGGAGCTCAGGCTCTGCACCGGGCGGCCGTCACGGCGCAGGACGGAGCCATTCGGTTCCTGGTGGCTGAGCTGGGCGTCGGGGTCAACGAGAGAGCAACAGCCCTGCAGCTCACGGCCCTGCACTACGCAGCCAAG GAAGGACACACGGACACCATCCGGACGCTGCTGTCCCTCGGTGCCGACCTCGAGGCGAAGGACGGGAAGGGTCGCTCCG CCCTACACGCGGCGTGTGGCGGGCAGCACGCGGCCGCCGCGCGGATCCTGCTCGGCGCCGGGCTGCGGGACGGCCCGGATGGCGCGGGCACCTTGGCACGGCAGCTGGCGAGGAAGCCCGAAATCATCCAGGTTTTCCAAGAAAAAGATGTCAGCGcgtgaggagaaaaagaaaaaggaagaaaagagaaggaaaacccTTTAA
- the ANKRD16 gene encoding ankyrin repeat domain-containing protein 16 isoform X1 codes for MTEEPRLFKLAQRGQLELLKDALRGGDAAGQCCGRSGDTLLHLAARHGHLHLLAWLLEELELDMEVANGDYKRPLHEAASAGHGECVSYLLAKGACVDALKRGDWTPLMMACTRQNLEVIKDLVEHGANPLLKNKDGWNCFHIASREGHGQVLSYLLAASPSSWDTESTTRRTPLHTAAMHGCRDAVELLLERCRYEPDSRDNCGVTPFMDALQHGHVDIARLLLEKHGACPTAVDALGAQALHRAAVTAQDGAIRFLVAELGVGVNERATALQLTALHYAAKEGHTDTIRTLLSLGADLEAKDGKGRSALHAACGGQHAAAARILLGAGLRDGPDGAGTLARQLARKPEIIQVFQEKDVSA; via the exons ATGACAGAAGAGCCTCGTCTCTTCAAGCTGGCCCAGCGAGGACAACTGGAGCTGCTGAAGGACGCCCTGCGAGGTGGGGACGCCGCCGGGCAGTGCTGCGGCCGCTCGGGGGACACGCTGCTGCACCTCGCCGCCCGCCACggccacctccacctcctggcctggctgctggaggagctggagctggacaTGGAGGTGGCCAACGGTGACTACAAGAGGCCCCTCCATGAAGCCGCCTCCGCTGGCCACGGGGAGTGCGTCTCCTACCTCCTGGCCAAGGGGGCTTGCGTGGATGCCTTGAAAAGGGGAGACTG GACTCCCTTAATGATGGCCTGCACCAGGCAGAACCTGGAGGTGATCAAAGACCTCGTGGAGCACGGAGCCAACCCGCTGTTGAAGAACAAGGACGGCTGGAACTGCTTCCACATCGCCAGCCGGGAGGGCCACGGGCAGGTCTTGAGCTACCTGCTGGCCGCCTCCCCGAGCAGCTGGGACACGGAGAGCACGACCAGGAGAACTCCTCTGCACACAGCAG CGATGCACGGCTGTCGGGACGcagtggagctgctcctggagcg gtGCAGGTACGAGCCGGACAGCAGGGACAATTGTGGAGTCACTCCCTTCATGGACGCTCTCCAGCACGGGCACGTCGACATtgcccggctgctcctggaaaAACACGGG GCTTGTCCCACAGCCGTGGATGCTCTGGGAGCTCAGGCTCTGCACCGGGCGGCCGTCACGGCGCAGGACGGAGCCATTCGGTTCCTGGTGGCTGAGCTGGGCGTCGGGGTCAACGAGAGAGCAACAGCCCTGCAGCTCACGGCCCTGCACTACGCAGCCAAG GAAGGACACACGGACACCATCCGGACGCTGCTGTCCCTCGGTGCCGACCTCGAGGCGAAGGACGGGAAGGGTCGCTCCG CCCTACACGCGGCGTGTGGCGGGCAGCACGCGGCCGCCGCGCGGATCCTGCTCGGCGCCGGGCTGCGGGACGGCCCGGATGGCGCGGGCACCTTGGCACGGCAGCTGGCGAGGAAGCCCGAAATCATCCAGGTTTTCCAAGAAAAAGATGTCAGCGcgtga